In Longimicrobium sp., the following are encoded in one genomic region:
- a CDS encoding toprim domain-containing protein — MPLPWKEVNARESQTVAQRIGLPKAAEARKWGCPFCGSSDALHAYPGEGAGFGCWSACGADQPRGCRGYSNLDVAMRHWGCGLAEACRRLADLLGIVYDDDADAPRPRRSRPRARPAAVPAGEPSAQERNLAAVLALPGARLPSAVYSDVLDGLRLTGRGAAYLARERRLDSAAAEAYGYRSLDGRRDWAALAARLAGSYGMEELAAAGFPLAEDGAVTLPFNGCFPALLIPFRRAGEVVGIRFRNLLPDHPDYKHNRYRTLAAAKPLWPYEADALRRPTVHVVEGELNAETLRQLGEPAAGLYGAGMWLDPWTAELGGALRIVAWYDCRDPKRAGDRGAAALRRRLVAAYGEPWVAQRWRRMITEVDPNALHQQGRLAAILETRAWECTGAAEVHAA, encoded by the coding sequence GTGCCGCTGCCGTGGAAGGAGGTGAACGCGCGCGAGTCGCAGACGGTCGCCCAGCGGATCGGGCTGCCGAAGGCGGCCGAGGCGCGGAAGTGGGGGTGCCCGTTCTGCGGCTCCTCGGACGCGCTCCACGCCTACCCGGGCGAGGGCGCGGGCTTCGGGTGCTGGTCGGCGTGCGGCGCGGACCAGCCGCGGGGGTGCCGGGGCTACTCCAACCTCGACGTGGCGATGCGGCACTGGGGCTGCGGCCTGGCCGAGGCCTGCCGGCGCCTCGCCGACCTGCTCGGCATCGTCTATGACGACGACGCGGACGCGCCGCGGCCCCGCCGGTCTCGTCCCCGCGCCCGGCCGGCCGCCGTACCCGCCGGGGAGCCGAGCGCGCAGGAGCGGAACCTCGCGGCCGTCCTCGCGCTCCCGGGCGCGCGCCTCCCTTCGGCGGTCTACTCCGACGTGCTCGACGGTCTGCGGCTCACCGGGCGCGGGGCCGCGTACCTGGCGCGCGAGCGCCGCCTCGACTCGGCCGCGGCGGAGGCGTACGGCTACCGCTCGCTGGACGGACGGCGGGATTGGGCCGCACTCGCCGCGCGGCTGGCCGGGAGCTACGGCATGGAGGAGCTCGCCGCGGCGGGGTTCCCGCTTGCGGAGGACGGAGCGGTGACGCTCCCCTTCAACGGCTGCTTCCCGGCGCTCCTGATCCCCTTCCGGCGCGCCGGTGAGGTGGTCGGGATCCGCTTCCGCAACCTCCTCCCCGACCACCCGGACTACAAGCACAACCGCTACCGCACGCTGGCGGCCGCCAAGCCGCTCTGGCCCTACGAGGCCGACGCACTCCGCCGGCCGACCGTGCACGTAGTTGAAGGCGAGCTGAACGCGGAGACGCTCCGCCAGCTCGGCGAGCCCGCGGCCGGTCTCTACGGCGCGGGCATGTGGCTCGACCCCTGGACGGCGGAGCTCGGCGGCGCGCTCCGGATCGTGGCCTGGTACGACTGTCGGGATCCGAAGCGGGCCGGCGACCGGGGCGCCGCCGCGCTCCGCAGACGCCTCGTCGCCGCGTACGGCGAGCCGTGGGTCGCGCAGCGCTGGCGGCGGATGATCACTGAGGTAGACCCCAACGCGCTCCACCAGCAGGGGCGGCTCGCCGCCATCCTCGAGACGCGGGCCTGGGAGTGCACCGGCGCGGCGGAGGTGCACGCCGCGTAG